The Microcaecilia unicolor chromosome 3, aMicUni1.1, whole genome shotgun sequence nucleotide sequence GTTTTGGACCATGGATGGCATTGCCagtgctaccttttttttttgtgaatgaTTACCGTGCTGCTCCCCCACCTCATCTCTGATGGATCCCAATGGAGCCATTTGGAAGTTTCTCATTTGCAGTAGAGTTAGAATAAGACTACCAGATTTCTATAGCTATCTCCTGCTGCATTATGCAGTACAACCAAACCCTGCTAAAACACCATACTCCACAGACGTGGTCATAGGAACAAGTATTACAACATCAGCGTACTAGAAAAGCAATGGGATCATAACCCTAAGGTGTACGGTTTTGACAGTGGGTTGCGCCTGCCTTGGCTAACGGACAGATTGATAAAGTGAGAGACACTGAATTGCTTATGAGACCATGCAAGATCCTGATGTGAACGCAATGTTGTCTCACTGCACCGAACTTGTAATAGCTCTGGACACACTTATTATTCTGGAGCTATCATCATGTGAGAATGATGCTTATATGTTATCAAGGAGTGTGACTGAGAGTGAGGCCATGCAAAGTCCTTGGTACATTTGTGGGCATGCCTAGTGACTAGTTGATtattgggcttattttcgaaagagaaggacacccatctttcaacataaatcggaagaaggacgtccttctcacagggtcgttcaaatcagtataatcgaaagcagattttggacgtccccaactgctttctgtcacagggacggcaaaagttcaagggggcgtatcagaggcgtagcgaagcgggacttgggcgtgcctaacactaggatgtcctcgacccataactgaaagaaacaaggatgtccctgacgaacacttggacgactttacctggtcgtgtttttcttacaaccaaggcacaaaaaggtgcccaaaatgaccagatgaccaccagagagaattggggatgaccttcccttactcccacagtggtcactaaccccctcccaccctcaaaaaacatctttcaaaatatttttgccagcctctatgccagcctcagatgtcatactcaggtccatcacagcagtttgcaggtccctggagcagttttaatgggtgcagtgcacttcaggcaggtggactcaggcccagcccccctacctgttacgtttgtggaggaaacagcgagccctccaaaatccaccacaaacccactgaacccacatctaggtgcctacattcacctgtaagggctatggtagtggtgtacagtggtgggtagtggggtttgggggggggggttgggggctcagtacagaaggtaggggagctatgtacctgggagcaatttataaagtccactgcagtgccccctagggtgcccagtaggtgtcctggcatgtgagggggaccagtgcactacaaatgctggcttctcccacgaccaaatggcttgcatttggtcgtttctgagatggacatccttggtttcgattatcgctgaaaatcagaaatgaccaagtctagggacaattatctctaaggatgaccgttttatcgaaatgaaagatggacgtccatcttgttttgaaaatacaggtatCCCctcccctggatggggacgttttgcgaggatgtccaaattgaaacaaggatgtccctttcgattatgcccctccacgtcatctgAAGGAGGGGTATGTAAGCAACAAGGATCATTCTTATTGTATGAGATGTTCAGGTCATATGACAGGCTCTTCTCTGTTTGTTGTTGTATTTATTTCTTGTGCAGGTGCAGAtcataaaacttaaaaaaaattgctgGCTCCACTTAACATTCTATAGACACACTCCCCCTAATTCTTATaatcttagcacctaaatgtaagcacacTAAAATTGTAGAATACCAGCAATTACATACATGAATGTAACATTCAGGTGTGTAAATactcagtggtattctataatgtgaacaTGGAATTTGCTTAACATGCAAATGCTTTATGTATATTTACTTTTTCAATGTTTCATGTTTAGATCCTTGATGCAGGCgcttttgccgaaacacggaccatgtcgggtctgttcaataaaatatttgagTTGATGCTCCtgctcttgaaggctccttgtactTTTTGTGGTTTCAtaacatgtaaatgcaagggggggcaCAGGCATGCCAAACTTAAGCACATTCgatatagaatactgccatttttGCACTAAAGTGCTACATATATGCCcttgcatttatgcctgctactgATATGGTgtaagtgggtgtgcctaaattttagtacaTACATGCCATTTTagaatttgtgctcagtgcactgcattttggtgcctaaatgtcAGTGCACATTAAAGAATTGTTTCCACTAGACATCACTTACTGAATTTAATCTTGTTATAATGATTGTTTCTAGATTCACACCTCACTGATTAATGGAAGACCCAGTGCTGATGATCCTTCTCCAACGTTACTGGAATTCACCTCTGCTCGCTATATTCGTCTGAGTCTCCAGAGAATTCGGACGCTGAATGCTGACCTAATGATGTTTGCTCATAGCGATCCCAAAGAGATTGACCCAATTGTAACAAGGAGGGTAAGTTCTAAAACAGTGGTAGTGCTCTGCAGTATAATCAATTACAGATGTACAGATACTTTGCATAGATTCTGTGGGGTTAATATTCACAAGGGTTTAACCGTCCAGGAAagattcctgcccagttaaaccccgcTGAGTTGGCCAGCTGCTGATATTGAGTGGCACATAACTGGGTACTACTACTGAATATTTCCATTAACCGATTAGATTAGGGACAGTCTGggggcatagtttgggtggaTAGCTGGTTAGTTGTGATATTCAGTCTACTAACTGGCTAACAGGGCTGCTGAGACACAAAACTAagcccagggcaaacaatcttaagggccCCGCCGCTGCCACTCTCCCCTTCTACCACTGCACCATCAATCAAAAGTAGTCATTGGCTGACAGGCAGTGGCGATCGAGAGAGACTGCTCTGCTAGCCAcagatccttcttcctgccatgtcccacctcctgtgaagtaacttcctggtTCTGCTTAGGTGGGATGTGGCCTGAAGAAGGACCCATGACCGGCAGAACAATCTCTCTTGATCACTGCTGCCTGCCAGCCAATGACTTCTAGGCAAATAGAGggccagatgggggggggggggggggcatttgaaagggagggaaaaatacTGGATCTGACCAAGTAAGACTGTCAAGTTgactgtggtaaaactgaaaaaaaGTGGTTTGTGTTTGGCTGGcactgggcctggggaatcttctCCCCCAGCCTCCTCCTCTCAGTGGCTCTGTTGACTAAATAAGCACGTAATGTTAGGACAGCTAATATggttgaacatttttattttaccaATGCTTCTAGGCCTCAGAGAATACAAAATAATAACTCATTTGCTTTTCCATCTTtgaagaagaaaataagaattTATGAGTCATTGTTAGCTTTTCAAGCAGCTAAAATAGGGATGGAGATTTCTAACCTTCTTTTGCATTCTTATAATTATAAAGATTTTAGAAACTCTTTAAAAACTGTACTTTTTTGAAGATACATGTTAGTTAAATAATTGTAGATTACTCTCATTCCCCCCGAtactcaaagctatttaactggctagaaacggccactgactggttaaatagcattttggtGCCTAATTGCAAGAAAaccggttatctccgctgaatatttgcagtcagtGCTGAAAATGTAATCATCTATATTGCGCGataagcagcaatattcagtgctaacctgCTAGGTTTAGCAGGCAAATCgcactgcataaatagcagtcctatttttgcccactattaacttaactggccagtgctgaatattcattttgcCAGTTAAGTTAGCACCGGTCACCGGAATCAGcccgcattgaatatctggggtcagcgccAATCATGGCACTTATGTGAACTGCCTCTTGTTGGCTGAATATTGtccccattgtttttttttcttatattttacgTCATTTTTAGATACATATTCTAGTTTCTTTTAATTGTGAACCACTTAGCTGTGGTGTTCcctggtcggctgccacctgggtgcAGCGTCGTCGTTCCCCCAGCGCAGTGGCGTTcagtgcttggctgacacccggggcggatcgccgctgcgtgcacccccccgggtgcagtgcaacacggcaccccccccggtGTGGACCCTAAACcgccccccggcgcagcgcctctcactccccctgacagtccccacctgcctaccagctgagctccggccggcacctccaatctgcagcgctgctgattttaaaggaagaaaaccgtctcgtcattggcccttcactactgagtcccgccctctgatataacttcctatttcctcgagggcgggactcagtgagtgaaaggccaacgacgagacggttttcttcatttaaagtcagcagcgctgcagattggaggtgccggccagAGCTCAGCTAGTAGGCAGATGGGGACTGTCTGGGGGAGTGAGAGGTGCTGCACCGGGGGtggggtggacggagcacccccccacccgttgacactcGGGGtggacctcccccaccgccccgcccttgccaCGTCACTgccccagcgcatcacctccaagctcCCCCCCCCGGGGGTGAATTCTTCTTATCTGTTGGGGTGCTGGTAGCAGCtgcatggctgttggctccgccaattccccgctccctctgccccggaacaggaagtaacagcagagggagcagggaaccggcagaaccgacagccacgcggctgctccctgcacccctcctgccacgtgcacccagggcagactgccACCATTGCCCTGCACTCGGTACACTGCTGCCACTTAGAACTGTGAGGTGGTAGCGGTATACAAGAGTagctgttatgttatgttatcctCCGAGTTAAACGGACACTGGTCTGAATTTCTGCCAGTACCTGGTTAACTCACAGGTTGCTGCACATAGCCAGATATTGAATGCTGGGAGCCACAAATGCCCTGGCATTGACTATTCGGGATTAGTTCAGCTCGTGACTGGAGGTGGCCTACAAGCTTCTTACCGTTGAGGACTGAATAAAACTCCCTATATTGTCTTCATTTTGATTTCAGTCTTCAGTGTTGCTGTGCTTTCTCCATGTGTTTTTATTCTATTTATACACACGCTTCTTCATTCTTCCCACACAAATGTAACACCCTGTGGTCCGTAGCATATATTTACTACTGCTTAGTGCCTCTTAATAATGTTCTTTCAATTATGTTCTTGTATCAAACAGCTGCCTACTATGATCACTATAGCTCTGTAAACTCGCACCCACCTCCAGATGTAGGCAAATACAGTTCTATCCATATTTATTCATGAGGGACAATAATCAAATGTTTTTATGGGGTGTAAACATTAGGGAAATATCAGTCAGCAATAACAgtgcacttttcttaaagagtgtgcattatgtgcaaagagggtgcacGTTTCTTTCCTGAAAGTGTGTTCATGCACGTTCATGCACaatagagtggcctagtggttagagcacctgtcttgacatccagaggtgtctggttcaaatgccagtgctgctccttgtgatcttgggcaagtcaattaaccctccattgtctcaggtacaagcttaaattgtgagccctcatcatgagctgctactgaaaaaggtgtgagcaaaatgtaaaataaatatatgcactATTGGGAAAATAGTGCATACTCTTTAAGAAGAGGGtaaagagtcatggatttgatgtactgccgttctgtggtacaaccaaagcagtttacattaattATATGAAGGTAtttcctctgtccctagtgggatcACAGTCTAATTTTTTGAACCTGGGGAAGGTTAAGGGACTTACCCAGAGtgataaggagctgcagtgggaactgaaaaGTGTGCCGTCTTTACACATACCCCCAGATGCTATATATGGAGCCCAGATGTGGCATGCTGCTAAGATGCGCACATCTTAGTTGGCTAATGAGccataataattattattttattaatttagattttgctcacaactttttcagtagtagttcaaggtgagttacattcaggtactctggatatttctctgtcccaggagggctcacaatttaagtttctacctgaggcaatggagggttaagtgacttgcccaagatcacaaggagcagcagcggggtttgaatcggccacctctggattgcaagaccagtgctctaaccactaggccacttcatgCCAACAATCAGTTACTGATGTTAATCAGCAtcaatttgggttttttttatgcaAATCTGGCTGTGCGATATTGTATAATGCCGGGCTTCCAAATCCCATAGTGATTAACTCAAAAgggaggggcatgtcaggggtgtgaacataggaggaggaggggcctttcaggggtgttctgaaaagttgcatgctATTGTTACAAAATACTGCTCAGCGCACCCAACTTAGGCACCAGAATTTACACTAGTTCTCAGCAGGGGTAAGTCCTAACCCAAAGTTAGGGTGCAGGAATCGGCACTAAGCACAGTTTTATAAAGGTTTCTAGAATCGCGCTTAGCACCGATCATTTTCAGCACTCATTTTTCATGCTATTTATAGAATGCAGCCCATAGTGCACACTCCTTTGCAAAGACAGCACACTTTTGACAACATTTACTCtggaacaataacaacaacaaagccataaaaaaacaacacaaacattttttggctgcccatccctagcaAACATGCTTATTTTTACCTGAGCAATATATGGGGCACAGTTTGGTCAGGGAAGTGGACATATGTATGGAAAACTGATTTTGGAGTCTGAGTATAGCTTCATGTGCATATTTTATCATCTTAGAATTGTCCTCCCATTTGGATATTTGGATTACAAAATCCAGGAGCTTGATTTACAGAAATACGCTGCTGTCTTCATGCACTAATGTGGTTATCCGCCAAGAACTTTTGGATTGTTGTGGAATatcagtttttaaataaataaataaataaataaataatgccattAAAATACATTACTAATAAACAGGTCCCATTGCAGAAAACGGGATCTTCAGGAAATAATGCAGGTTTATTCATATTAACAAGTATTAACAGGGACagctcaaggcaatctgctgcttgaGACGAGTGATCAGCTATTGCTACCTGTCGCCTGCTGCCCTCCGCTCACTGCCTCCTCTTCCAAGCCCTGCAGCAGCAATAAGCTGAACTATAAACATGAAGCATCTGAGACCCTTGTGTATGTCAAAAGCCCTGCTGGTCATATCTTCTGTGAACAAAAGTAGGCATCAGAGGGGGTGTGaccagcaggtccctggagtcatGCATGGGTCTCAGTGGCCCTGTGTTTATCATTTGGCTTTTTACCACAGGAGTggggagaggcagcagcagctGAAAGGCAGCTATTAGGAAGTTTCTGCTAGTCAGTCACCATTGGAGTGATTGAGGGCACTTCATGCTGCTCCAAAAATTCTGCCACCTGAAGTGACTGCCTCACTTCGCCTAATGATAGGGGCCGCCCCTGAGTGCTAACACCATAGTGCCTTTTCGTAAATTTAGCCCCAAAAGTTTGCAGATGCTCTGAGAAGCCTAGAGTGGGCTGCCCTACAGTAGTCCATGTTCTCAAACTTTGTGCTGCTATTGTCACTCTAATAGCATTCTCCCAATAGTTGCTCGTTTTGTTTTCATTGAATAAAATGTATGGTAGACTCTCAAAAAATTTGAGTAACTTTGGGGGCTGCTTTGACAAATCTTACAATTTGAATTTCTCAGACCACAGGCCAATTAACTTTTAGCCAGAAAATTCATTGGCTGTACTAAAGTTATCTGGTTAAGTCAGACTGTACAAATACTTTATCTAAATTGAATTGGATAAATAATCTGGTTATCTTTAACTAGCTATATTCAGCATTAGTGACTTAACCAGATCAGTATTTCGAGATGTGGTTAAAGTTAACTGGATATACTCAGGCTAAATACTAGCTCCAGTATTGCTTTCTTCTTTTGCTATTCCATTTTCTTCCACCCCTCAATTTGCTTGACCACTCCCTTAATCTGAACCAAAGTATGTGGTAAACTTTCTGAAAGATTTTTCTGAAGTTTAATTTATCTGAGCTTTTCAAATTTGATTAGTTGAGCTAGAGAGTATTAGAAACAGTAGGAGGTCAACTGAGACAGGGTGAATTATAAACTGCAACCCTATTAGCTGAAAGGTTCCCTGTACCCTGAAGTGGAAACTAATTCTAGTAGCAGAAAGAATGTCATATGATGTTGTAATGTTTGCTATAGAACTCGCTGTAGCATCCATAGGCAGCATTAGTTAAAAAGTGCATGTAAATTACTATAAGAATCAGGTCTAGTAAATTGTCACATGCATTATAAAACTAACTATGCTCTTGTTTGGGGGTTTGtgggcagaaaaggaaaaaaaaataaaaatgaaacgtTATTCTGTTAAAGAAAGATGGGCTCATTCTTATGCCTATTCGTTAGCAAGGAGACCAAAGGATATTGGGGAACTCAAAAAGAGTTGAAATTTATATGGTCCTATCGATTTAAGTGTGGTAAAATTGGCTGGTTGCTGCAGGTAACTCAACTCTAATACAcgtgttaaaaatatatatactactCTGTCAGTGGATTTCAagtataaatatgcatgagacagttCTGCAGGTACTGACTCCACTCTATGCAAATCTGCCTCAcatattttcattgtggatatcccaaaaaaaattttgtatGCTGGAGGGTTGTTCAGAATTAAATTGATCCTGGGTAAGGATTTTCCAGCCGCACCACCCAAAAGCTATTTCCTTACCAAGATCTGTGCATGGGAATAGTTTGagtgtttcatttggggggggggggggcaaaggatggggcgaggcatatttcctgtttccgcgagggcaggacactgagagggaaggggaaatacatcatcagaggaaggtgggacactgagagggaagggaaaggctggaggcaagcctgctatgctgttttttttttcactgccaacgctgtgacttaaaataaaagatttaaaggcagggcggcaggaatggagaggatggcagttggggagctgagggcgggcatgGGGGACCAAGAGCTGCCTGTAGCCGGGTTgcgccggccctgcgtttggggagGCAATGCCCCTCCTTGCCCCCACAATCTACGCTCATGGATCTGTGTCAGTGTTCTAAAGAAGGACTGGAAGGCGTAGCTGAGCATCAGCATGTGCTATTGACAATAAAGTGTTTGGTGATACACCCTAACCCATTGTCCACACTGAATGAAGAGGCAGGGCGCCTCTTGCTGGAGAACTATGAGGAGTATGCAGCCCGAGTCTGGCTCCTGATGGAAATCCATGCCCAGGCCTGCAGCCTGAGAGCCAAAGATCAAGCGGCCACCACCTAcgcctgctcttcctctgccaccAGTGACGAGCCCATGGCCAAGAAACATGCCGGGGACCTCAAGAAAAAACAGACAGCCAAGATGAAGATGCACAAGAAGAGAGCTCTGCGAAGGCTTTAGGAGAGGTGGGGCGGGAAGGGTGCCGAGGGGTCCAAATGAAGTCCCTGATCTCTGAAGTGTGAACTGTGGATTTTGAGGAGAGCTGAGGGAAAGAAAAAAGCCCACTTGAAGTTACTCCGCAtcctttgttccttttttttttttaaataaatgctttGTTAcgcttcattttctttttttcaacttttaaattatttaaattaCAAAGTCTGTTAAAGATTTGGgtatttttcaaaaacaaaaatcaaaataaaacaaaacaaaactcagcTGCCTAGATGtcccgaggattgggttgagaatcactATCCATTGTACTAAGCTAATAATATGCAGATCTACTATGAGCTAATATACTGTATAATGTGGTATTCAATTTGGCTTGTACAAATTCAGTAATATCATGGAAATTAGATTGTGATAGGTGATAGTAgagtggaagaatagcctaatggttaatgcagtgggctgagaattggGAGAACTGGGTATgttctcactacagctccttgtgaccctggacaagtcacttagggactcttttacttaggtgtgtaagggcctatgcACGGTACAGCGCATGCCAAATTGACACTTCCACCCAGCTAGCGCGtgacctgggtggtaattctgaatttgccgCACGtcaaatcccatggtagaaaataattttctattttctacctgggCCACTTACCctgtggtaaacagcagttggcattcgctgcatgggtagtgcatgagaccttaccactaggtcagtggatggcggtaaggtctcaggctgaaaatgggcatgcgctggtttcaattttaacacatgtccattttccggtcccttaaaaaaaggccttttttcctagacgcagtaaaaaaaatggtccagtgcacacccaaaagacatgctcgcactaccgcaggccactttttacggtggcttagtaaaaggaccccttaacccttcattgaCCCATATACAAAACaaagcttagattatgagcccactaggggacATAGGTAAAAACTTGCATGTAATGTGCAAACCGCTTTTGTTGTACCACAGATAGGTGGTGTATGAAGACTCTAATAAATGCATAAACAAACCTAACCAGGCATGTACCTTATCAGGACATACACATCATCTCTTGACCATTGAATCCTGTTTGTAATCAGTGCATCTAGAAGACTGTATGATGGAGGTGTTGGTTATGGCAGAGGTAGAGATGTAATGAAGGTGGCAAAGAAGAAGGTGAGAACGGGAATGAGACATGGCAAAGCCACAAAGTAAGGGAGAAAAATTTAAGAAAGGTCATTTAGTTGGCGTTTCCAAATTTTTTTAGGCAGGCAAATGGAGAGCTGAGAAGTTAAGTTGCCATATTCTTTGAGCTTGAGATGGTCCCCCACAGGCATTGGCCTACATACttgtgctttttattttaaaGCAGATATACTGTAAGGGCAATCCATGTGTCTCACTTTTGTTAGGCCTGAGGCCTGGTTAGGCCATGAACCATCTTTTCTGAAACAACATGGATTCTGCATTTCTTCCTGTCAGCATTGTTCTGGCTGGCATCATTCAAAAACATGCTATTTATTTGTTCTGGCCCTTTAGTTTATGTCCTGGGAAGCtgcggaggagagagagagagagctttcaGGCACACAGGGCCTCCAGTATCTTGTGTgaaattgtggaggagtggtATGTACTTGCAAGACATGAATGAGGTAATGCTTGTTATTTACCTCGGTGGTGAGACTACTACTGATAAGGTGGTCTTTCTGGAATCCCAAGGTCCCTCATTGTAATGGCCATATGTAATCTGCTGGACAGAGGTATATAGTTCCTGATTGGTCCCTGATTGTCACCTGGGGACCCAAAGGGAAGTTCCAAccctgaacagagagagagaagttggaCTAGAAAGGCAGAAGAGAAGAAGAGCTGATGTCATATCGATCTCTCTGAGGAGAGGGACTGAATTGCTAGAACACGTGTGAACAGTAGCTCTATGTGCTGAGTTCAGCACAAGGAAGGATTCAGAAGCTGATTTATGGCTTCCCATAGACTGAGTATCCTGCTGCTTTCTAGAGCAAGGACCTGGGACTATACCCGATACTGTCAGAGGGCTCATGGAGAATCCTGTTTGAGGCCTGAAGAGGAGCCAATTAATCACCCCCATCTGAATACTGAAGCTAGAGACTGCAAGGGTGAGAGCAGGGAATTTTCCTTTATGGATCAGGGTTAGTTAGTTTCTGGTCCTTGCTAGCAAAGGATAGGTTATTGCTCAGGCACATGGTGTAGCCTAATAAAGCTACTGAGTTGATAATTTTTTCTCAGGATAGTATTGTAGTTGTGTAATCACAattatatatatgttattttcaTACATATATAATAAATAGCATATTTCCTCATTGGCATCATTCTTTCATTGGGGACAGCCTTGCTTGGACCTAAGGGCCACTTAGGTGCTGTCATACCCCTaaccaaatgagtccagagtaatTGTTATCTGAGTGATTACCTATCATACTAGTAGTGCCTACAGTACCACTGTTTTAAAGGATTTTAAGTGAATCATATGTTATCTTTTCAGCATTATTTAGAAAGATTGTTAATGTAAAGCGTCATTTTCAAAAGCTTTTCTGCTAATAAATAGAGTTTAATGAAACTGCCTACCTGACAGGCAGCATTCCTGGGGATCAGGGTTGAAAAAGGTTTTGCATTTACTCGCATACTTTTGCAAATTTGAATGTATGCATACAGATTTAATCCAGAAAATTTGTGGATGTCAAAGAGCAAAGGTAAGTGTCTGTGTATAGATTCCCTGgggtaaatttaaaaactaaaGTGTTGTgtatttctgctttgaaaatctaGCTTAAGTCCTCACAGATACAgttttgtgtatatttttgatgagTGCCTACAGTTATGAACTTACCACATGGCACATAGCTCACAAGATATTGTTGCAGTACAGACTGTGAGAGTAATTCTATTGAGGAACTGCCTATTTTTGAGAGACATGAATGCATGTAAGTGGCAGTATTTTAGTCCTCTATGTGCATAAGTGGccacttacacatataaatgaTCTCTTGTAGAATATTGACTAGTGTAAAAATGTACACCATGTTTTATAGTGGGTGTGCACATGGGCGGGGTTTGGGAAGTGAGTAGAGCACagaaatacatgtgtaaattctacAATTTACACATATTCTTACTAACTTCTTAAGTGCTGTTGTAAGTGATCACAGCTGTAAGTGTGTCTTCTGCCACTTgtgctatttttctttatagaatagcctggAAAAAGGCTCCTGCTCACCCTCTTATCCCaggtgctctgttatagaattaccctctgtatttggaagccagtggcgtaggaagggcggggcggtgggggcggtccgccccgggtgtcagcgggtgggggggtgctccggacAGCCTTCGTCTCCTGCCTTCACCCTtcgttttttttaatccattgcagcgacgcaggcagcgcttcgtgtctgccctgcgtgtgctgtgaagagagaaaatcacctcgctggcatcgggccttccctcgttgtgtcccgccctcttctgaggtaacttcgtatttcctcgagggcgggacacaatgagggaaggcccg carries:
- the LOC115465280 gene encoding LOW QUALITY PROTEIN: ubiquitin-conjugating enzyme E2 S-B-like (The sequence of the model RefSeq protein was modified relative to this genomic sequence to represent the inferred CDS: inserted 1 base in 1 codon; substituted 1 base at 1 genomic stop codon) gives rise to the protein MKHLRPLCMSKALLVISSVNKSTDSTLCKSASHIFIVDIPKKILYAGGLFRIKLILGKDFPAAPPKSYFLTKICNAPPCPHNLRSWICVSVLKKDWKAXLSIXHVLLTIKCLVIHPNPLSTLNEEAGRLLLENYEEYAARVWLLMEIHAQACSLRAKDQAATTYACSSSATSDEPMAKKHAGDLKKKQTAKMKMHKKRALRRL